Proteins encoded in a region of the Veillonella parvula genome:
- a CDS encoding amidohydrolase — MNLMHTFSDLCKSFAPDAFAVNYTLAKNPEISSQEFESVKTIGAVLEKYGMDVTYEFCDLPTAFKASVVKVDNPQGRLAILCEYDALPEVGHACGHSASGSMSVLAALTLHKMQEEGVAFNMDIDIIGTPDEEAMGCKVDMCNAGVFKEYDFAIMVHLDGEETRPNSQFLALDCFRAKYHGKPAHAAGEPWNGNNAVNGVQLAIHAMDMMRQQVRPETRIGTWIIAGGTASNVIPAFGELEVTVRHTEREYLNGLSEQIKKIFEGAALCTGTTVDVEFYGNPYDDMNQNHRGTALIEEVMTDMGLDFEPGPAALGGSSDIGNVSYQCAALHPKLRLAGEPKVCHSKEFAATMLEPTIEQTIIDGATIIGGSLLRLVEDPTVLEDIVAEFNASIV, encoded by the coding sequence ATGAACCTTATGCATACATTTTCCGATCTTTGTAAAAGCTTCGCACCAGATGCTTTTGCGGTGAATTATACATTAGCTAAAAACCCTGAGATTTCCAGTCAAGAATTCGAGTCCGTCAAAACCATTGGTGCTGTTCTCGAAAAATATGGTATGGACGTAACCTATGAATTCTGTGATTTACCGACTGCCTTCAAGGCCTCTGTTGTGAAAGTAGATAACCCTCAAGGTCGTTTAGCGATACTTTGTGAATATGATGCACTGCCAGAGGTAGGCCATGCATGCGGTCATTCCGCCAGTGGTTCTATGAGCGTGTTGGCTGCATTGACACTACATAAAATGCAAGAAGAGGGCGTAGCTTTCAACATGGACATCGATATTATCGGCACACCAGACGAAGAAGCGATGGGGTGCAAGGTGGATATGTGCAATGCAGGGGTGTTTAAAGAATACGATTTTGCCATCATGGTGCATCTCGACGGCGAGGAAACACGGCCTAATTCACAATTTTTGGCACTCGATTGCTTCCGCGCTAAGTATCATGGTAAGCCCGCCCATGCAGCCGGCGAGCCTTGGAATGGCAACAATGCGGTAAATGGTGTGCAACTCGCTATCCATGCTATGGATATGATGCGCCAACAAGTGCGCCCTGAAACGCGCATCGGCACGTGGATCATTGCTGGAGGTACCGCATCCAATGTAATTCCTGCCTTCGGTGAATTAGAGGTCACCGTGCGGCATACGGAGCGTGAGTACTTGAATGGTTTATCTGAGCAAATCAAAAAAATCTTTGAAGGGGCTGCCCTTTGTACAGGTACAACTGTGGATGTAGAGTTTTATGGCAATCCGTATGATGATATGAACCAAAACCACCGTGGCACGGCGCTTATCGAAGAGGTAATGACTGACATGGGCCTCGATTTTGAACCTGGTCCGGCAGCCCTCGGAGGTAGTTCAGATATTGGCAATGTAAGCTATCAATGTGCAGCACTCCATCCTAAATTGCGTCTCGCTGGCGAGCCAAAGGTGTGCCATTCTAAAGAATTTGCCGCTACCATGTTAGAGCCTACCATTGAACAAACTATCATTGATGGGGCTACTATTATAGGAGGTTCCTTATTGCGATTAGTTGAGGACCCAACAGTCTTAGAAGACATCGTAGCCGAATTTAACGCGTCCATAGTGTAA
- a CDS encoding HAD hydrolase family protein gives MTSKETLTIKNYIGLVGDKRIRFIASDVDGTLVNDAKAISEDAIEAIRAARESGIRVAIASGRAWNEMNDVIEKLPCLRYFMCTNGAYVMDKDENRSLFHVNFDKEQALHLLRKLLTYGVYVEAYVKDQIFGMYPPSRCITPERLGACACERSGSNKKTIHGIMDNHLPNIMNNHGSSVMDNHLPEIVDQQVSGALHTHLPGATYAHYALAEGDEAANVKLSECEIEQSNFFFRPNIRPFILATRTMVCDLLAHMEALDEGPEKIQIFYGDEPMRQRILQDLRDEYQGLSHDGTGRERFYDVLLSSEGNLEFVLPHTTKGTAVEALAKHWGLSPDEVMTLGDSENDLSMLRFAGAGVAMGNSKPNIKEVARYETTDNNHQGVAKAIYSAIAYNIALNRKS, from the coding sequence ATGACCTCAAAAGAAACATTAACTATAAAAAATTATATAGGTCTAGTTGGAGATAAGCGCATTCGATTCATCGCATCCGATGTAGACGGCACCTTGGTAAACGATGCGAAAGCAATTTCTGAGGATGCCATTGAGGCGATTCGTGCAGCTCGTGAAAGCGGCATTCGCGTAGCCATTGCTTCTGGCCGTGCTTGGAATGAGATGAATGATGTCATCGAAAAACTGCCTTGCTTGCGCTATTTCATGTGCACTAATGGCGCTTACGTGATGGATAAGGATGAAAACCGTAGTCTATTCCACGTAAATTTTGATAAAGAACAAGCATTACATTTGTTACGCAAACTATTAACCTATGGCGTATATGTAGAGGCCTATGTGAAAGACCAAATCTTTGGCATGTATCCGCCATCTAGATGTATTACACCTGAACGCTTAGGGGCTTGCGCTTGTGAACGAAGTGGCAGTAATAAAAAGACGATACATGGCATCATGGATAATCATCTACCTAACATCATGAATAATCATGGGTCTAGTGTTATGGATAATCATCTACCTGAAATAGTAGATCAGCAGGTTTCTGGTGCATTACATACCCATTTGCCAGGGGCAACTTATGCTCACTATGCTTTGGCAGAAGGTGATGAAGCAGCCAATGTAAAACTATCTGAATGTGAAATTGAGCAATCCAATTTCTTCTTTAGACCTAATATTCGTCCATTTATATTAGCGACGCGGACCATGGTATGTGATTTGTTAGCTCATATGGAAGCCTTAGACGAAGGACCTGAGAAAATTCAAATCTTCTACGGTGACGAGCCGATGCGTCAGCGCATCTTGCAAGACTTACGAGATGAATATCAAGGTCTGTCCCACGATGGCACAGGCCGTGAACGTTTCTATGATGTATTGCTCTCTAGTGAAGGCAATCTAGAATTTGTATTGCCTCATACTACAAAAGGTACTGCTGTAGAAGCCTTAGCAAAACATTGGGGATTAAGTCCTGATGAGGTGATGACACTGGGGGATAGCGAAAATGATCTATCTATGTTACGCTTTGCGGGTGCAGGCGTAGCGATGGGCAATAGCAAGCCGAACATTAAAGAAGTAGCCCGCTACGAAACGACAGATAATAACCATCAAGGCGTGGCAAAGGCAATCTATTCGGCTATTGCATATAATATTGCGCTCAATAGAAAATCTTGA
- a CDS encoding DUF362 domain-containing protein, producing the protein MGNLKFNIDDTCVKCGACAEDCPVQCITEGKTRFNIGKGCIGCGDCYSICPVGAVKMYKRKDVKELKE; encoded by the coding sequence ATGGGAAATCTAAAATTTAATATTGATGACACTTGTGTTAAATGTGGTGCTTGTGCAGAGGATTGTCCTGTTCAATGCATCACCGAAGGGAAGACTCGATTTAACATCGGAAAAGGCTGTATCGGTTGTGGCGATTGTTATTCGATATGTCCTGTAGGGGCTGTAAAAATGTATAAACGAAAGGATGTTAAGGAGCTTAAAGAGTAA
- the guaA gene encoding glutamine-hydrolyzing GMP synthase produces MENKEFVIVVDFGGQYNQLIARRVRENHVYCEVYPYNKALDKIKELKPQGIIFTGGPNSVYEENSPKIEKEIFELGIPILGMCYGMQFMAHTLGGEVKSADNREFGKTPTKVDTTSPLFKGLEEDQVVWMSHVDYVAKVPEGFEIVAHTKDCPVASMQNTERKLYAMQYHAEVLHTEHGKEMLHNFLYEVCGFTGTWTMANYAKSAIEDIRKTVGDGKVLLALSGGVDSSVAAALISKAVGDQLTCIFVDHGLMRKNEGDEVEAAFKDSGMHFIRVDAEKRFLDKLAGLEDPEAKRKAIGEEFIRVFEDEGRKIGSVDFLAQGTIYPDVIESGTGEAEVIKSHHNVGGLPAVVDFKGLIEPLRNLFKDEVRELGSELGLADYLVWRQPFPGPGLAIRVMGEITKDKLDILRDADYIFRDEIAKAGLDRSINQYFAVLTSTRTVGVMGDFRTYDYTLALRGVTTTDFMTADWARIPYDVLDTISRRIVNEVQHINRIVYDITSKPPATIEWE; encoded by the coding sequence ATGGAAAACAAGGAATTTGTAATTGTTGTTGACTTTGGTGGTCAATATAATCAATTGATCGCGCGCCGTGTTCGTGAAAATCACGTATACTGCGAAGTATATCCATACAACAAAGCGCTGGATAAAATTAAGGAATTAAAACCGCAAGGTATCATCTTTACAGGCGGTCCTAACAGCGTGTATGAAGAAAACTCTCCAAAAATTGAGAAAGAGATTTTTGAACTTGGTATTCCTATTCTTGGCATGTGCTATGGTATGCAATTTATGGCGCATACATTGGGTGGCGAAGTTAAATCTGCGGATAACCGTGAATTCGGTAAAACACCTACTAAAGTGGACACTACATCGCCATTGTTCAAAGGCTTGGAAGAAGACCAAGTTGTTTGGATGTCCCACGTTGACTATGTAGCAAAGGTTCCTGAAGGCTTTGAAATCGTAGCACATACTAAGGATTGCCCTGTTGCATCCATGCAAAATACAGAACGTAAACTATATGCTATGCAATACCATGCAGAAGTGTTGCATACTGAACATGGCAAGGAAATGCTTCACAACTTCTTGTACGAAGTATGTGGCTTCACAGGCACATGGACAATGGCAAACTATGCAAAATCTGCTATTGAAGACATCCGTAAAACCGTTGGTGACGGCAAAGTATTGTTAGCATTGTCTGGTGGTGTAGATAGTTCTGTTGCGGCAGCTCTTATCTCTAAAGCTGTGGGCGACCAATTGACTTGTATCTTTGTTGACCATGGTTTAATGCGTAAAAATGAAGGCGACGAAGTAGAAGCAGCTTTCAAAGATTCCGGCATGCATTTCATCCGCGTCGATGCAGAAAAACGTTTCTTAGATAAATTGGCTGGTCTTGAAGATCCAGAAGCTAAACGTAAAGCTATCGGTGAAGAATTCATCCGCGTATTTGAAGACGAAGGCCGTAAAATCGGCTCCGTTGATTTCTTAGCGCAAGGTACAATCTACCCTGACGTTATCGAGTCTGGTACTGGTGAGGCGGAAGTTATCAAATCTCACCACAACGTTGGTGGTTTGCCTGCAGTGGTAGACTTCAAAGGTCTTATCGAACCGTTGCGCAATCTCTTCAAAGACGAAGTGCGTGAACTTGGTTCTGAATTAGGCTTGGCTGACTACCTCGTATGGCGTCAACCATTCCCTGGTCCTGGTCTTGCTATCCGCGTAATGGGTGAAATAACTAAAGACAAACTCGACATCTTGCGTGATGCGGACTACATCTTCCGTGACGAAATTGCAAAAGCTGGCCTTGATCGCAGCATCAACCAATACTTTGCAGTATTAACATCTACACGTACCGTAGGCGTTATGGGTGATTTCCGTACATACGACTACACATTGGCATTGCGTGGCGTAACAACAACAGACTTCATGACTGCTGACTGGGCACGCATCCCTTACGACGTATTGGACACCATCTCTCGCCGTATCGTAAACGAAGTACAACACATCAACCGTATCGTGTACGATATTACATCTAAACCACCTGCTACAATTGAGTGGGAATAA
- a CDS encoding nucleotidyltransferase — protein sequence MYDLSSRFNTFYNSYVVLSKAEQTNLHSKKDLNITRLKNGLKEYNEIHKTSYNIVEIYVQGSMAMSTIVQNQNDDYDIDIAIVFDKKTLGDKGAQATRNMVAAALERQTKQFNTAPEVKTSCVRIKYADGYHIDFAVYRCEFDSLNDCYIYEHAGSDWSKRELRGLNEWFKTKNDKSGDKLRKVIRLSKMFCKSRSFWKNMPSGLLQTVLCDENLIDSYERIDELFYYTMKSIVSRLEINQEVYAPIDNQRNLTPRNSDRQQLINWKNRLKSKIEDLSILFKSDCSRADAVQAWYGFFNHDYWCEEASICEAKGITSVSSFTDTEEYIEDLYNVNLLYECKVSCMVSGDGWRTKPIIEFLSVLRGYLPHNLKISCKLEYTSCPLPYKVLWKVKNVGPMAERRNQIRGQIIEKGSTIVEHSNFYGNHYIECYIVKDNVCVARKRIEVPIDKG from the coding sequence ATGTATGATTTATCATCTAGATTTAATACATTTTATAATTCTTATGTAGTTTTATCTAAAGCTGAACAAACTAATTTACATTCAAAGAAGGATTTGAATATTACTAGACTCAAGAACGGCTTGAAAGAATATAATGAAATTCATAAGACTTCGTATAATATAGTAGAAATCTATGTGCAGGGGAGTATGGCAATGTCTACTATTGTACAAAATCAAAATGATGACTATGATATTGATATTGCTATTGTTTTTGATAAGAAAACTCTTGGGGATAAAGGTGCACAAGCTACAAGAAATATGGTTGCGGCTGCTCTTGAAAGACAGACGAAGCAATTTAATACAGCACCAGAGGTAAAAACAAGTTGTGTACGAATAAAATATGCTGATGGTTATCATATAGACTTTGCTGTTTATAGATGTGAATTTGATAGTCTTAATGATTGTTATATTTATGAGCATGCTGGTTCTGATTGGTCTAAGCGAGAACTTCGCGGGCTAAATGAATGGTTTAAAACAAAAAATGATAAGTCAGGAGATAAGTTAAGGAAAGTAATACGTTTGTCTAAGATGTTTTGTAAGTCAAGAAGCTTTTGGAAAAATATGCCTAGCGGTCTTTTGCAAACGGTTTTATGTGATGAAAACTTGATAGATTCTTATGAACGTATTGATGAATTGTTTTATTATACAATGAAAAGTATTGTTAGTAGACTTGAGATAAATCAAGAGGTTTATGCACCTATAGATAATCAGCGAAATTTGACGCCTAGAAATAGTGATCGCCAACAATTGATTAATTGGAAAAACCGCTTAAAAAGTAAAATTGAAGATCTCAGTATTTTATTCAAATCTGATTGTTCAAGAGCAGATGCGGTTCAAGCTTGGTATGGTTTTTTTAATCACGATTATTGGTGCGAAGAAGCATCAATTTGTGAGGCAAAAGGTATAACATCAGTTTCTTCTTTTACAGACACGGAAGAATATATTGAAGATTTATATAATGTGAATTTATTATATGAATGCAAAGTATCGTGTATGGTTAGTGGTGATGGATGGAGAACTAAGCCAATAATTGAGTTCCTATCGGTATTAAGGGGCTATTTGCCACATAACCTTAAAATTTCTTGTAAATTAGAGTATACTAGTTGTCCATTACCATATAAAGTTTTATGGAAAGTTAAAAATGTAGGACCTATGGCTGAAAGACGAAATCAGATAAGAGGACAAATTATAGAAAAGGGTTCGACTATAGTTGAGCATAGCAATTTTTATGGTAATCATTATATTGAATGTTATATCGTAAAAGATAATGTCTGTGTTGCTAGAAAAAGAATAGAAGTTCCTATTGATAAAGGGTAA
- a CDS encoding class I SAM-dependent methyltransferase — translation MAPQIIDFSFWNEMWKQSYYDREKGIRANPLLEYWDKRANDFSLMRKSNDYDFGRKVYAALSGVLTADSNMLDIGAGPGSFTIPFAQHIKSVTAIEPSKGMVEILKENAKEAGVDNFDIIEELIQDLPQDDSSDFQFDLVAVSLVLWMFPDVWPRLLQMEQYSKGYCAIVAGIPDWKNPREASKSDVQEFQILYNMLLSQGRSPNVSVIDYRCERTVEDEIECRKIIYEQYYGDLTADAEEQIKKDIIAKAKDNKCLISSRAAIIWWNPKEIVSA, via the coding sequence ATGGCACCACAAATTATCGATTTTTCGTTCTGGAATGAAATGTGGAAACAAAGTTATTATGATCGTGAGAAAGGGATTCGGGCGAATCCATTATTAGAGTATTGGGACAAGCGGGCCAATGACTTTTCTCTCATGCGTAAAAGCAATGATTACGACTTTGGTCGCAAAGTGTATGCTGCATTGAGTGGTGTGTTGACTGCTGATTCTAATATGCTAGATATAGGGGCCGGCCCAGGTTCATTTACGATTCCCTTTGCTCAACATATTAAATCTGTCACTGCTATTGAACCTTCCAAGGGGATGGTAGAGATATTAAAAGAAAATGCCAAAGAGGCTGGTGTAGATAATTTCGATATTATTGAAGAGTTAATTCAGGACTTACCTCAAGATGACTCTTCTGATTTTCAATTTGACCTTGTAGCTGTATCTCTTGTGCTTTGGATGTTTCCTGATGTGTGGCCTCGACTTTTACAAATGGAACAATATTCTAAAGGCTATTGTGCCATTGTAGCAGGTATTCCTGATTGGAAGAACCCTCGAGAAGCTAGTAAATCTGATGTACAAGAGTTCCAAATCCTCTATAATATGTTGCTTTCACAAGGACGTTCGCCTAATGTAAGTGTTATTGATTATCGATGTGAGCGGACTGTGGAAGATGAAATCGAGTGTCGAAAAATCATATACGAACAGTATTATGGGGATTTAACCGCTGATGCGGAGGAGCAAATTAAGAAGGATATCATAGCAAAGGCTAAGGATAATAAATGTTTGATTTCCTCTCGGGCGGCCATCATCTGGTGGAACCCAAAGGAAATTGTTAGTGCCTAG
- a CDS encoding GNAT family N-acetyltransferase — protein MIKIIDGKPYLDQVKELIQEYTQWLGRDLSFQNLDKELADIAEKYTALNGELLVAIDDNDVVLGMVAYYQHSDTRCEMKRLYVRPEGRGHALGDRLIVSIVDHAKASGYKEMVLDTIEPLQAAIHLYKKHGFVECEPYYHNPMDDVIYMSKELD, from the coding sequence ATGATTAAAATAATTGATGGCAAACCGTATTTAGATCAAGTAAAAGAGCTAATTCAAGAATATACACAGTGGCTTGGTCGCGATTTGTCCTTTCAGAATTTAGATAAGGAATTAGCAGATATTGCTGAGAAATATACGGCGCTAAATGGTGAATTATTGGTTGCTATCGATGATAATGATGTGGTGCTCGGCATGGTGGCGTATTATCAGCATAGCGATACCCGTTGTGAAATGAAACGTTTATATGTGCGTCCTGAGGGGCGTGGTCATGCTCTCGGTGATCGTCTGATTGTAAGTATCGTGGACCATGCTAAGGCCTCTGGATATAAAGAAATGGTGCTTGATACAATAGAACCGTTGCAGGCAGCGATCCATTTGTATAAGAAGCATGGCTTTGTTGAATGCGAGCCGTATTATCATAACCCTATGGACGATGTTATCTATATGAGCAAGGAACTCGATTGA
- a CDS encoding GNAT family N-acetyltransferase, whose product MAIIYTEEKSFTPQQAADLFLSVRWVVGKYPDRLHKALMNSSRVISAWDGGRLIGLIRVMDDSELVCFINYVLVHPDYHGQGIAGHLLEMVKDAYKSYLYINVMIGESKNASFYEKHGFKVKENSLPMQYRNVPKYTKK is encoded by the coding sequence ATGGCGATTATATATACCGAAGAAAAGAGTTTTACCCCCCAACAAGCCGCAGATTTATTCTTATCCGTCCGTTGGGTGGTAGGTAAATATCCTGATCGATTACACAAGGCGCTCATGAATTCCTCTCGTGTGATTTCTGCTTGGGATGGAGGTCGTTTAATAGGTCTTATTCGTGTCATGGATGATAGCGAACTTGTGTGCTTCATCAATTATGTGCTAGTTCATCCTGATTATCATGGCCAAGGTATTGCAGGGCACTTGCTAGAAATGGTGAAAGACGCTTACAAATCATATTTGTACATCAATGTTATGATTGGTGAAAGCAAGAATGCTTCATTCTATGAGAAGCATGGTTTTAAAGTAAAGGAAAATTCCTTACCGATGCAATATCGCAATGTACCTAAATATACGAAAAAGTAA
- a CDS encoding suppressor of fused domain protein has protein sequence MFSWLKNLFSSNKESLDSHTRVDTTKSVELNSDLSDDELDPCTIGWDAITAECERVYPGQTDPMHFGTLISWRLGGDSPLDGISVYDDGDNWHFVTYGLSELYEKDSEDPTISGYGMEFTYRLDKASANDDEIRSVCGVLQQIAKFTFTAGEIFKPYEYLYSGQTEGIDSNNSSNIVGFITIPDAKLQTLDTPNGKLEFVEFIGVTNEELLAVKDKKMTVQELYELLGTDVTSYNRNPVLEYNGAE, from the coding sequence ATGTTTTCCTGGTTAAAAAATCTTTTTTCTTCTAATAAAGAATCTCTTGATTCTCATACGAGAGTAGATACTACAAAGTCTGTCGAGCTAAATTCTGATTTATCGGATGATGAACTGGATCCTTGTACAATTGGGTGGGATGCGATTACTGCAGAATGTGAACGTGTATATCCTGGTCAAACTGATCCTATGCATTTTGGAACATTGATTAGCTGGCGGCTTGGTGGTGATAGCCCTCTTGATGGTATCAGCGTGTATGATGATGGAGATAATTGGCACTTTGTAACATATGGTTTGTCCGAGTTGTATGAAAAGGATAGCGAAGATCCTACAATCAGTGGTTACGGCATGGAGTTTACTTATCGCTTAGATAAAGCAAGTGCCAACGATGATGAGATCAGAAGTGTTTGTGGTGTATTACAACAAATTGCAAAATTTACTTTTACTGCTGGAGAAATTTTTAAACCTTATGAATATCTTTATAGTGGGCAAACAGAGGGCATAGACTCAAATAATAGTTCCAATATTGTTGGCTTTATTACTATTCCTGATGCTAAATTGCAAACTCTTGATACTCCTAATGGCAAATTAGAATTTGTAGAATTTATCGGTGTGACTAACGAAGAATTACTTGCTGTAAAAGACAAGAAGATGACAGTACAAGAATTATATGAGTTGTTGGGGACTGATGTAACATCTTATAATAGAAATCCGGTTCTTGAGTATAATGGTGCTGAGTAA
- a CDS encoding GNAT family N-acetyltransferase — translation MKILIRKATTDDLDIVTHIEATCFPPAEAAPREAFKERLDHYAGQFLIAFDSDTPIGFIDGFVTNDEILTDEMFADALLHNPKGAWQMIFGLNTLPEYRNRGVGGQLIEAFIKLAREENRKGVILTCKEEKIPYYAKFGFVNEGASTSDHGGAKWYQMRLEL, via the coding sequence ATGAAGATATTAATACGAAAAGCAACAACGGATGATTTAGACATAGTAACTCATATTGAAGCAACTTGTTTTCCTCCGGCAGAGGCGGCGCCTCGTGAGGCTTTTAAGGAACGATTAGACCATTATGCAGGTCAGTTTTTAATTGCCTTTGACAGCGATACACCTATTGGTTTTATCGATGGATTTGTAACAAATGATGAAATCTTAACGGATGAGATGTTTGCCGATGCTTTGCTACATAATCCTAAGGGTGCTTGGCAGATGATTTTTGGTCTAAATACATTGCCAGAATACCGCAATCGAGGAGTGGGTGGTCAGTTAATAGAGGCTTTCATAAAATTGGCCAGAGAGGAAAACCGAAAGGGCGTAATTCTAACCTGTAAGGAAGAAAAGATACCTTATTATGCCAAGTTTGGTTTTGTAAATGAAGGGGCGTCAACGTCGGATCATGGCGGTGCCAAATGGTATCAAATGCGCCTTGAATTGTAG
- a CDS encoding ABC transporter substrate-binding protein, producing the protein MFKQKKFMTYLAMVFLLIVSMLIAACGGPSETKKDTAQNNKPIEITDVTGRTVTLKKPAERIVLQWSGAGGPFFTISALMGKDTPKVIAGMDTSLQDYRADMWKHFTAEMPELAKIPVVGTIGDKTFNVEQVISLNPDVIFIPVDLKEQYESDVKLKLDAAGVQTIYIDYHAEKLESHQKSIEAIGKALGKEERAAEISKFYTDRVTRVLDRVSKINKPKPTVYLEVGMNGPEEFGNSFSSNYSWGALATMAGADVITKDVIKKTSPINPEFILEKNPDIIMIMGSYWPKKPTSMRLGFEATEASSQELLKAFTTERQGWSDLKAVENKQVYSAHHGLPREVFDAAVFEYLAKTFYPEEFKDVDPEATLKEFYDKFLPYSYSGIWFMHMN; encoded by the coding sequence ATGTTCAAACAGAAGAAGTTTATGACTTATTTAGCCATGGTTTTCCTCCTAATTGTTAGTATGCTCATCGCTGCATGTGGAGGTCCTAGTGAGACAAAGAAAGATACGGCGCAAAATAACAAGCCAATCGAAATCACAGACGTAACAGGGCGTACGGTAACGCTCAAAAAGCCAGCAGAGAGAATTGTTTTACAATGGAGTGGTGCCGGTGGTCCATTCTTTACGATTTCTGCACTTATGGGCAAGGATACGCCGAAGGTTATTGCCGGCATGGATACATCCTTACAGGATTACAGAGCGGATATGTGGAAGCACTTTACTGCTGAAATGCCCGAGTTAGCTAAGATTCCAGTAGTTGGTACTATCGGTGATAAAACATTTAACGTGGAGCAAGTTATTTCCTTGAACCCAGATGTTATTTTCATTCCTGTTGATTTGAAAGAACAATATGAGTCCGATGTTAAGCTAAAATTAGATGCAGCAGGTGTACAAACGATTTACATTGACTACCATGCTGAAAAACTTGAAAGTCATCAAAAATCCATCGAAGCCATCGGCAAGGCTTTAGGTAAAGAAGAACGAGCTGCAGAAATTAGCAAGTTCTATACGGATCGCGTGACAAGAGTTCTCGACCGTGTTAGTAAAATTAATAAACCAAAACCAACAGTTTACCTTGAAGTTGGTATGAATGGTCCGGAAGAATTTGGTAATTCTTTTAGTAGCAATTACTCTTGGGGGGCATTAGCTACTATGGCTGGTGCTGATGTCATCACCAAGGATGTTATTAAGAAAACGTCTCCTATTAATCCAGAGTTTATACTTGAAAAAAATCCAGATATCATCATGATCATGGGTTCTTACTGGCCTAAGAAACCAACCTCTATGCGTTTAGGTTTTGAAGCAACCGAAGCTTCATCTCAAGAGTTGTTGAAAGCTTTCACAACAGAACGTCAAGGTTGGAGTGATTTGAAAGCTGTTGAAAATAAACAAGTTTATTCCGCGCATCATGGTCTTCCACGCGAAGTATTTGATGCGGCTGTATTCGAATATTTAGCAAAAACATTCTATCCTGAAGAGTTTAAGGATGTAGACCCAGAAGCTACACTTAAAGAGTTCTATGACAAATTCTTGCCATATTCTTACAGTGGTATCTGGTTTATGCATATGAACTAG